Proteins encoded within one genomic window of Solibaculum mannosilyticum:
- a CDS encoding transposon-transfer assisting family protein, with product MNNFTFEETNLLCIYNTGSRTGLIDALTEMRGELSPEEAELRELTDSALGKLQAMNDTEFAELELYPDFDE from the coding sequence ATGAACAACTTCACCTTTGAGGAAACGAACCTTCTTTGCATCTACAACACCGGCAGCCGCACCGGGCTGATCGACGCTCTGACGGAGATGCGCGGTGAGCTTTCGCCGGAGGAAGCCGAGCTGCGGGAACTGACGGACAGCGCCCTGGGTAAACTCCAAGCTATGAACGACACCGAGTTTGCCGAACTGGAGCTGTACCCAGATTTCGACGAGTAA
- a CDS encoding type IA DNA topoisomerase, giving the protein MKLVIAEKPSVAQSLAAVIGATARKDGYLEGGGWRVSWCVGHLAGLADADAYNPDYAKWRYDDLPILPEPWQMVVSKDKKKQFDVLKQLMNAPDVTEVVNACDAGREGELIFRSVYELAGCQKPMKRLWISSMEDSAIREGFANLRPGADYDGLRDAALCRAKADWLVGINATRLFSVLYHRTLNIGRVMSPTLALIVQREAEIDTFKPVPFYTVTLELPGFTVSGERMADKAAAQQLKTACQGAAATVKKVGRKNKSEKPPALYDLTTLQRDANRLLGFTAQQTLDYLQNLYEKKLCTYPRTDSRYLTSDMAASLPELVQLTAGAMPFSNGMEIACNAAQIVNDKKVTDHHAVIPTRNLQGADLSGLPVGEKAVLELVALRLLCAVAQPYTFAETAVVVECAGAEFTAKGRTVKNYGWRALDAAYRAGLKNVEQDKEPEDKALPELSEGQTLPLSGATVKEGKTTPPKHFTEDTLLSAMETAGKDDMPEDAERKGLGTPATRAGILEKLVSTGFLERKKSKKTVQLMPSHDAVSLITVLPEQLQSPLLTAEWEYRLGEIERGELAPEDFMAGISAMLKELVGTYQAIKGTEYLFSPSHEVVGKCPRCGGEVAEMQKGFFCQTESCKFAIWKNNKWWEMKHKQPTKAIVTALLKDGRAHVRGLYSEKTGKTYDATVVLADDGQYANFKLEFDQQKGGKR; this is encoded by the coding sequence ATGAAGCTGGTGATCGCTGAGAAACCGTCCGTTGCCCAAAGTCTGGCCGCCGTGATTGGGGCCACCGCCCGCAAGGACGGCTATCTGGAGGGCGGCGGCTGGCGGGTCAGCTGGTGTGTGGGCCATCTGGCTGGTCTGGCCGACGCCGACGCTTATAACCCGGACTACGCCAAGTGGCGCTATGACGATCTGCCCATTCTGCCGGAACCCTGGCAGATGGTGGTGAGCAAGGACAAGAAGAAACAGTTTGATGTGCTGAAGCAGCTGATGAACGCCCCGGATGTGACCGAAGTGGTAAACGCCTGCGACGCCGGACGCGAGGGGGAGCTGATCTTCCGCAGCGTCTATGAGCTGGCGGGCTGCCAGAAGCCCATGAAGCGGCTCTGGATTTCCTCAATGGAGGATTCCGCCATCCGGGAGGGCTTTGCAAACCTGCGCCCCGGTGCAGACTATGACGGCCTGCGGGATGCGGCCCTCTGCCGCGCCAAAGCGGACTGGCTGGTGGGTATCAATGCCACCCGGCTGTTTTCCGTGCTGTACCACCGGACCCTCAACATCGGACGTGTCATGTCCCCGACGCTGGCCCTCATTGTCCAGCGAGAAGCCGAGATCGACACCTTCAAGCCGGTGCCATTCTACACGGTCACACTGGAGCTGCCCGGTTTCACCGTTTCCGGGGAGCGCATGGCAGACAAGGCTGCCGCCCAACAGCTGAAAACGGCCTGCCAAGGTGCGGCTGCCACAGTGAAAAAAGTGGGGCGCAAAAACAAATCCGAGAAGCCGCCCGCCCTCTATGACCTGACCACCCTCCAACGGGACGCCAACCGGCTGCTGGGGTTCACCGCCCAGCAAACCCTGGACTACCTGCAAAATTTGTATGAAAAGAAGCTCTGTACCTACCCTCGGACGGACAGCCGCTATCTGACTTCGGATATGGCGGCGAGTCTACCGGAGCTGGTCCAGCTCACTGCCGGGGCGATGCCCTTTTCCAATGGCATGGAGATTGCCTGCAATGCCGCCCAGATTGTCAACGACAAGAAAGTGACCGACCATCATGCAGTGATCCCTACCCGCAACCTCCAGGGCGCGGACCTGTCCGGCCTGCCGGTGGGCGAAAAGGCGGTGCTGGAGTTGGTGGCTCTGCGCCTGCTGTGCGCCGTGGCCCAGCCCTATACCTTTGCGGAAACCGCCGTTGTTGTCGAGTGCGCCGGAGCGGAGTTTACTGCCAAAGGCCGCACAGTGAAAAATTACGGCTGGCGGGCGCTGGACGCTGCCTATCGCGCAGGGCTGAAGAATGTGGAGCAGGACAAAGAACCCGAGGACAAGGCTCTGCCTGAGCTGTCTGAAGGTCAGACGCTGCCCCTTTCTGGTGCTACCGTCAAGGAGGGCAAGACCACCCCGCCCAAGCACTTCACCGAAGATACGCTACTCTCCGCAATGGAGACTGCCGGGAAGGACGATATGCCGGAGGATGCCGAGCGCAAGGGCCTGGGGACCCCGGCCACCCGCGCCGGGATTCTGGAAAAGCTGGTTTCCACCGGCTTTTTGGAGCGCAAAAAGAGCAAGAAAACCGTGCAGCTCATGCCATCCCATGACGCGGTATCCCTTATCACCGTGTTGCCGGAGCAGCTGCAATCGCCCCTTCTGACTGCTGAGTGGGAGTACCGGCTGGGTGAGATCGAGCGTGGCGAGCTGGCCCCGGAGGATTTCATGGCTGGGATTAGTGCCATGCTCAAAGAACTTGTGGGAACCTATCAAGCTATCAAGGGAACGGAGTATTTGTTCAGCCCTTCCCACGAAGTGGTGGGCAAATGCCCCCGCTGTGGCGGAGAGGTTGCAGAAATGCAAAAAGGCTTCTTCTGTCAGACAGAATCTTGCAAATTTGCAATTTGGAAAAACAACAAGTGGTGGGAGATGAAGCACAAGCAACCTACCAAAGCCATCGTAACGGCACTGCTCAAAGATGGCCGCGCTCATGTGAGGGGCTTGTACTCCGAGAAAACCGGCAAGACCTACGATGCCACTGTGGTGTTGGCGGATGATGGGCAGTACGCCAACTTCAAGCTGGAGTTTGACCAGCAGAAAGGTGGCAAACGATGA
- a CDS encoding DUF4366 domain-containing protein: protein MKNKKIFKTLSALCAALVLMMGLSVTAFAQGTEELPAEDATNDSNVVVEETEDSPALTPDGNAALVDDFGDNKQLITVTTKAGNYFYILIDRANEDKETAVHFLNQVDEADLMALMEDGQTTQEQPATCTCTEKCVAGAVNTACPVCATNMSACTGKEPEPETPEETPEPEEPAQKPAGLNPAILLAVLALMGGGGAFAYFKLVKSRPKTKGNDNLDDYDYGEDDTDQEDEDSWETEESDEPDADGGGDEESEDKTV from the coding sequence ATGAAGAATAAGAAAATTTTCAAAACCCTTTCGGCCCTCTGCGCCGCCCTGGTGCTGATGATGGGCCTTTCCGTGACTGCCTTTGCCCAGGGAACGGAAGAACTTCCGGCGGAGGATGCCACCAACGACAGCAATGTGGTCGTGGAGGAAACCGAGGACAGTCCGGCCCTGACCCCGGATGGCAACGCCGCCCTGGTGGATGATTTCGGCGACAACAAGCAGCTCATCACCGTCACCACCAAGGCAGGCAACTACTTCTACATCCTCATTGACCGGGCCAACGAGGACAAGGAAACCGCTGTCCACTTCTTAAACCAGGTGGACGAGGCGGACCTGATGGCGCTGATGGAGGACGGTCAGACCACCCAGGAGCAGCCCGCCACCTGTACCTGTACGGAGAAATGTGTGGCCGGTGCGGTGAATACGGCCTGCCCGGTGTGTGCCACCAATATGAGCGCCTGCACGGGTAAGGAGCCGGAACCGGAGACCCCGGAAGAAACCCCGGAACCGGAAGAACCGGCGCAGAAACCCGCAGGACTGAATCCGGCCATTCTTTTGGCGGTGCTGGCTCTGATGGGTGGCGGCGGCGCTTTTGCCTACTTTAAGCTGGTAAAAAGCAGACCCAAGACCAAGGGCAACGACAATTTGGACGATTATGACTACGGCGAGGATGATACCGATCAGGAGGACGAGGACTCCTGGGAGACCGAGGAATCTGACGAGCCGGACGCTGACGGGGGCGGCGACGAGGAAAGCGAGGACAAGACGGTTTGA
- a CDS encoding DUF4315 family protein, producing the protein MAKNKIQRIDQEIAKVREKIAEYQDKLKTLEAQKTEAENLEIVQMVRALRLTPEQLNAMLSGGTVPGMAAASANYNEQEDTDHEE; encoded by the coding sequence ATGGCTAAGAACAAAATCCAGCGCATTGACCAGGAGATTGCCAAGGTCCGCGAGAAGATCGCGGAGTACCAGGACAAGCTGAAAACCCTGGAGGCGCAGAAAACCGAGGCGGAGAACCTGGAAATCGTTCAGATGGTGCGCGCCCTGCGGCTGACCCCGGAGCAGCTGAACGCCATGCTCTCCGGTGGTACGGTCCCTGGCATGGCCGCTGCCTCCGCCAACTACAACGAACAGGAGGATACCGACCATGAAGAATAA
- a CDS encoding CD1108 family mobile element protein encodes MNKEPRLRFTDEERADPALEKPIRKADKAAAKADKAQTKIPKKQVRQKTVDPETGKVTTKLVLEDKKKPPSKLSHAVRDTPANAALGKLHKEIRETEQDNVGVESAHKSEEAAETGVRLAREGYRSHKLKPYRKAAQAEQKLEKANVNALYQKSLRENPQLASNPISRWQQKQAIKKEYAAAKRAGQAVGNTAKTAEATGKAAKTVKEKAQQAGAFVMRHKKGFLIAGAIFLLVCMLLNTMSSCSMMAQSIGSVVSGTTYPSDDPELVAVEADYAAKETALQAEIDNIESSHPGYDEYRYDLDMIGHDPHELAAYLSAVLQGYTRQSAQAELERVFDAQYELTLTEEVEIRYRTETSTDPVTGETTTEEVPYEYYILNVKLTSKPISSVASELLTPEQLEMYQVYRQTLGNKPLIFGGGSPDTSNSEDLTGVVFVNGTRPGNQAVVDIAKSQVGNVGGQPYWSWYGFNSRVEWCACFVSWCYGQMGLSEPRFAACQSQGIPWFQSHGQWGGRDYANIAPGDAIFFDWDLDGSADHVGLVVGTDGSRVYTVEGNSGDACKIKSYSLSYECIKGYGLMNW; translated from the coding sequence TTGAATAAGGAACCGCGCCTGCGCTTTACGGACGAGGAACGGGCTGACCCGGCTCTGGAGAAGCCCATCCGTAAGGCGGACAAGGCCGCCGCCAAAGCAGACAAGGCGCAGACCAAAATCCCCAAAAAGCAGGTCCGGCAAAAGACGGTGGACCCGGAGACCGGCAAAGTGACCACCAAGCTGGTGCTGGAGGACAAGAAGAAGCCGCCCTCCAAATTGTCCCATGCGGTGCGGGATACCCCCGCCAATGCCGCTCTGGGGAAGCTCCACAAGGAAATCCGGGAGACCGAACAGGACAATGTGGGCGTGGAGAGCGCCCACAAGTCCGAGGAGGCTGCCGAGACCGGCGTTAGGCTTGCACGGGAAGGCTACCGCAGCCACAAGTTGAAGCCCTACCGCAAGGCGGCCCAGGCCGAGCAGAAGCTGGAGAAGGCCAATGTGAACGCCTTGTATCAGAAGTCCCTGCGGGAAAATCCCCAGCTTGCCAGCAACCCCATCTCCCGCTGGCAGCAGAAACAGGCCATCAAAAAGGAATACGCTGCCGCCAAGCGCGCCGGTCAAGCTGTCGGGAACACCGCCAAGACTGCGGAGGCCACCGGCAAGGCGGCCAAGACGGTCAAGGAGAAAGCCCAGCAAGCGGGCGCGTTTGTCATGCGCCACAAAAAGGGCTTTTTGATTGCGGGTGCGATCTTCCTGCTGGTCTGTATGCTGCTCAACACCATGTCCTCCTGCTCCATGATGGCGCAGAGTATCGGTTCCGTGGTGTCCGGCACCACCTACCCGTCGGATGATCCTGAGCTGGTGGCGGTGGAGGCCGACTACGCTGCCAAAGAAACGGCGCTGCAAGCCGAGATCGACAACATCGAAAGCAGCCATCCGGGGTATGACGAGTACCGCTATGACCTGGATATGATCGGGCATGACCCCCATGAGCTGGCAGCCTACCTGTCCGCCGTGCTGCAAGGCTATACCCGGCAGAGCGCCCAGGCCGAGCTGGAGCGCGTGTTCGACGCACAGTATGAACTGACGCTTACCGAGGAAGTGGAGATACGATACCGCACCGAAACTTCCACGGACCCCGTGACCGGCGAGACGACCACCGAGGAAGTCCCGTATGAGTATTACATTCTGAATGTGAAGCTCACCAGCAAGCCCATATCTTCCGTGGCTTCGGAGCTGCTAACCCCGGAACAGCTGGAAATGTACCAGGTGTACCGGCAGACGCTGGGCAACAAGCCGCTGATCTTCGGCGGCGGCTCCCCGGATACGAGCAACTCCGAGGACCTGACCGGCGTGGTATTCGTCAACGGCACCCGCCCCGGCAATCAGGCCGTGGTGGACATAGCCAAAAGTCAGGTGGGCAATGTGGGCGGTCAGCCCTACTGGAGCTGGTACGGCTTCAATTCCCGTGTGGAATGGTGCGCCTGCTTCGTGTCCTGGTGCTACGGCCAGATGGGGCTGTCCGAGCCGCGCTTTGCCGCCTGCCAGTCCCAGGGTATTCCGTGGTTCCAGTCTCACGGACAATGGGGCGGGCGTGATTACGCCAATATCGCCCCCGGCGACGCCATCTTCTTTGACTGGGACCTGGATGGCAGCGCCGACCATGTGGGCCTTGTGGTCGGCACAGACGGCAGCCGGGTCTACACCGTGGAGGGCAATTCTGGCGACGCCTGCAAGATCAAGAGTTATTCCCTGTCCTACGAGTGCATCAAGGGCTACGGCCTGATGAACTGGTAA
- a CDS encoding DUF3851 family protein, protein MKPNTELNTMMFFDDALEGERTQLLTELADAVSETRTAADQAAELNEDGEAGLLRLTEIWCAMNGVPAIVIFEGGQSELLANVVAQIYAHLLQHPSRDPVGLAVYVELRYMTASLMLGEWFE, encoded by the coding sequence ATGAAACCCAACACCGAACTGAATACCATGATGTTTTTTGACGATGCCCTGGAGGGTGAGCGCACCCAGCTGCTCACCGAGCTGGCCGATGCCGTCAGCGAGACCCGCACGGCGGCGGATCAGGCTGCGGAGCTGAACGAGGACGGCGAAGCGGGCCTGCTGCGCCTGACGGAAATCTGGTGCGCCATGAACGGCGTCCCGGCCATCGTCATCTTCGAGGGCGGGCAGTCCGAGCTGCTGGCCAATGTGGTGGCGCAGATCTACGCCCATCTGCTTCAGCACCCCTCCCGTGACCCTGTGGGGCTGGCCGTCTATGTGGAGCTGCGCTACATGACGGCCTCCCTCATGTTGGGGGAATGGTTTGAATAA
- a CDS encoding VirB4-like conjugal transfer ATPase, CD1110 family, whose amino-acid sequence MKKLSRADRKQIEAAIARANRTDKKKKSAQDSIPYERMWPDGICRVAGSRYTKTIQFQDINYQLSQNEDKTAIFEGWCDFLNYFDSSIQFQLSFLNLAASEETFARAINIPLQGDDFDSIRVEYTTMLQNQLARGNNGLIKTKYLTFGIDADSLKAAKPRLERIETDILNNFKRLGVAAETLDGKARLAQLHGIFHMDEQVPFRFEWDWLAPSGLSTKDFIAPSGFEFRTGKQFRMGKKYGAVSFLQILAPELNDRMLADFLDMESSLIVSLHIQSVDQIKAIKTVKRKITDLDKSKIEEQKKAVRAGYDMDIIPSDLATYGAEAKKLLQDLQSRNERMFLVTFLVLNTADNPRQLGNNVFQASSIAQKYNCQLTRLDFQQEEGLMSALPLGLNQIEIQRGLTTSSTAIFVPFTTQELFQNGKEALYYGINALSNNLIMVDRKLLKNPNGLILGTPGSGKSFSAKREIANCFLLTNDDIIICDPEAEYAPLVERLHGQVIKISPTSSNYINPMDLNLDYSDDESPLSLKSDFILSLCELIVGGKEGLQPVQKTIIDRCVRLVYQDYLNDPRPENMPILEDLYNLLRAQDEKEAQYIATALEIYVTGSLNVFNHQSNVDINNRIVCYDIKELGKQLKKIGMLVVQDQVWNRVTINRAAHKSTRYYIDEMHLLLKEEQTAAYTVEIWKRFRKWGGIPTGITQNVKDLLSSREVENIFENSDFVYMLNQAGGDRQILAKQLGISPHQLSYVTHSSEGEGLLFYGSTILPFVDHFPKNTELYRIMTTKPQELKKEDE is encoded by the coding sequence ATGAAAAAGCTGTCCCGCGCCGACAGAAAGCAGATCGAGGCTGCCATTGCCCGTGCCAATCGCACAGACAAAAAGAAAAAATCGGCTCAGGACAGTATCCCCTATGAACGGATGTGGCCGGACGGCATCTGCCGTGTGGCAGGCAGCCGCTACACAAAGACCATCCAATTCCAGGACATCAACTATCAGCTCTCGCAGAACGAGGACAAGACAGCGATCTTCGAGGGCTGGTGCGATTTCCTCAACTACTTCGACAGCTCCATTCAGTTCCAGCTGTCCTTTTTGAACCTGGCAGCCTCTGAGGAGACCTTTGCCCGCGCCATCAACATTCCTCTCCAGGGGGATGATTTTGACAGCATCCGGGTGGAGTACACCACCATGCTGCAAAACCAGCTGGCAAGAGGCAACAACGGTCTTATCAAGACCAAGTACCTGACTTTCGGCATCGACGCCGACAGCCTCAAGGCCGCCAAGCCCCGTCTGGAGCGCATTGAGACCGACATTCTCAACAACTTCAAACGCCTGGGCGTGGCCGCCGAGACCCTGGACGGCAAGGCGCGGCTGGCACAGCTTCACGGCATTTTCCACATGGATGAACAGGTGCCGTTCCGCTTTGAATGGGACTGGCTGGCTCCGTCCGGTCTGTCCACCAAGGATTTCATCGCGCCGTCCGGCTTCGAGTTCCGCACCGGCAAACAGTTCCGTATGGGTAAAAAATACGGGGCTGTTTCTTTTTTGCAGATCCTCGCCCCGGAGCTGAATGACCGGATGCTGGCGGATTTTCTGGATATGGAAAGCTCTCTGATCGTCAGCCTGCATATCCAGTCCGTAGATCAGATCAAGGCCATCAAGACGGTCAAGCGGAAAATCACCGACCTGGATAAATCCAAAATTGAGGAACAGAAAAAAGCCGTCCGCGCCGGATATGACATGGACATCATTCCCTCCGACCTTGCCACCTACGGTGCCGAGGCCAAGAAGCTCTTGCAGGATTTGCAGAGCCGAAACGAGCGAATGTTCCTTGTGACCTTCCTGGTGCTGAACACGGCGGACAATCCCCGGCAGCTGGGCAACAATGTGTTCCAGGCCAGTTCCATCGCACAGAAGTACAACTGCCAGCTGACAAGGCTTGACTTCCAGCAGGAAGAAGGGCTGATGTCTGCGCTGCCCTTGGGCCTCAATCAGATCGAGATTCAGCGGGGGCTGACCACCAGTTCCACGGCTATCTTTGTTCCGTTCACCACCCAGGAGCTTTTCCAGAACGGCAAAGAGGCGCTGTACTACGGTATCAACGCCCTGTCCAACAACCTCATCATGGTGGACCGCAAGCTGCTGAAAAACCCCAATGGACTGATTCTCGGCACCCCTGGTTCCGGCAAGTCCTTCAGCGCCAAGCGCGAGATCGCCAACTGTTTCCTGCTCACCAATGATGACATCATTATCTGCGACCCGGAGGCCGAGTACGCGCCCTTGGTGGAGCGCCTGCATGGGCAGGTCATCAAGATTTCGCCCACCAGCAGCAATTACATTAACCCTATGGATTTGAACCTGGACTACTCGGACGATGAAAGTCCGCTGTCTCTCAAGTCCGACTTCATCCTGTCTCTGTGCGAGCTGATCGTAGGCGGCAAAGAGGGCTTGCAGCCGGTTCAGAAAACCATCATTGACCGCTGTGTGCGGCTGGTGTATCAGGACTATCTCAATGACCCCCGCCCGGAGAATATGCCCATCCTGGAGGACCTCTACAACCTGCTGCGGGCGCAGGACGAGAAAGAGGCGCAGTACATCGCCACGGCGCTGGAAATCTATGTGACCGGCTCCCTCAATGTGTTTAACCATCAGAGCAATGTGGACATCAACAACCGTATCGTCTGCTACGACATCAAGGAGCTGGGCAAGCAGCTGAAAAAGATCGGTATGCTGGTGGTCCAGGACCAAGTGTGGAACCGCGTTACCATCAACCGTGCTGCCCACAAATCCACCCGTTACTACATCGACGAGATGCACCTGCTGCTGAAAGAGGAACAGACCGCCGCCTACACGGTGGAGATTTGGAAGCGGTTCAGAAAATGGGGCGGCATCCCCACCGGCATCACGCAGAATGTCAAAGACTTGCTTTCTTCCCGCGAGGTGGAGAACATCTTTGAGAACTCCGACTTCGTGTATATGCTCAACCAGGCGGGCGGGGACCGGCAGATTCTCGCCAAGCAGCTGGGCATTTCCCCTCACCAGCTTTCCTATGTGACCCACTCCAGCGAGGGCGAGGGCCTGCTGTTCTATGGCTCCACGATCCTGCCTTTCGTGGACCATTTCCCCAAGAACACCGAGCTGTACCGCATTATGACCACCAAACCCCAGGAACTGAAAAAGGAGGATGAATGA
- a CDS encoding PrgI family protein: MAYVPVPKDLTKVKTKVAFNLTKRQLVCFGGGALIGVPLFFLLRGPVGNSVAAMCMMLVMLPFFMLAMYEKHGQPLEKIVGNIIKVAVIRPKERPYQTNNFYAVLERQEKLDKEVYDIVHGNQKLAAPAVRKRRKDRAAG; encoded by the coding sequence TTGGCTTATGTACCCGTACCCAAGGATCTTACGAAAGTCAAAACCAAGGTCGCGTTCAACTTAACCAAGAGGCAGCTTGTCTGCTTCGGCGGCGGTGCGCTGATCGGCGTACCGCTTTTCTTCCTGCTCCGGGGGCCTGTGGGAAACAGCGTGGCTGCCATGTGTATGATGCTGGTCATGCTGCCCTTCTTCATGCTGGCGATGTATGAAAAACACGGTCAGCCCCTGGAAAAGATCGTGGGCAATATCATCAAGGTGGCCGTCATCCGGCCCAAGGAGCGCCCGTATCAGACCAACAACTTCTATGCCGTTCTGGAACGGCAGGAAAAACTCGACAAGGAGGTGTATGACATTGTTCACGGTAATCAAAAGCTGGCTGCACCGGCTGTTCGGAAAAGACGAAAAGACCGCGCAGCCGGTTAA
- a CDS encoding VirB6/TrbL-like conjugal transfer protein, CD1112 family: protein MDFLLDALTDWLKEMLVGGIMSNLSGMFDSVNQQVADIATQVGQTPQGWNGSIFSMIQNLSNSIMVPIAGVILAIVMTLELIQMITDKNNLHDVDTWMIFKWVFKSAAAILIVSNTWNIVMGVFDAAQSVVAQAAGIIGSDASIDISSVMTDMESRLMDMDLGPLFGLWFQSLFIGITMWALYICIFIVIYGRMIEIYLVTSVAPIPMATMMGKEWGGMGQNYLRSLIALGFQAFLIIVCVAIYAVLVQSIATESDIIMAIWSCVGYTVLLCFTLFKTGSLAKSVFNAH from the coding sequence ATGGATTTCTTACTCGATGCCCTTACTGACTGGCTCAAGGAAATGTTGGTAGGCGGCATTATGAGCAACTTATCGGGGATGTTCGATAGCGTGAACCAGCAGGTCGCAGACATTGCGACACAGGTGGGCCAGACCCCTCAGGGCTGGAACGGGAGTATTTTCAGCATGATCCAAAATCTCTCCAACTCCATCATGGTGCCGATTGCTGGCGTGATCCTGGCTATCGTGATGACGCTGGAGCTGATTCAGATGATTACCGACAAGAACAACCTGCATGATGTGGACACCTGGATGATCTTCAAATGGGTGTTCAAATCTGCCGCTGCCATCCTCATCGTCTCAAACACCTGGAACATCGTGATGGGCGTGTTTGACGCAGCTCAAAGTGTGGTGGCGCAGGCGGCGGGCATCATCGGTTCCGACGCTTCCATCGACATCTCCTCTGTCATGACCGATATGGAGTCCCGGCTGATGGATATGGACCTGGGGCCGCTGTTCGGCCTGTGGTTCCAGTCGCTCTTTATCGGCATTACCATGTGGGCGCTTTACATTTGTATCTTTATCGTGATTTATGGCCGTATGATTGAGATTTACCTTGTGACCTCGGTGGCTCCCATCCCTATGGCCACCATGATGGGCAAGGAATGGGGCGGTATGGGCCAGAACTATCTGCGCTCGTTGATCGCCCTGGGCTTCCAGGCATTTCTCATCATCGTCTGTGTGGCGATCTACGCCGTGCTGGTGCAGAGTATTGCCACCGAATCCGACATCATTATGGCCATCTGGAGCTGCGTGGGCTATACGGTCCTGTTGTGCTTTACGCTCTTTAAGACCGGCAGCCTCGCAAAATCCGTTTTCAATGCACATTAA
- a CDS encoding Maff2 family mobile element protein — translation MAFFNQAITVLQTLVIALGAGLGIWGVINLLEGYGNDNPGAKSQGMKQLMAGAGVAVVGMVLVPLLSSLFTV, via the coding sequence ATGGCATTTTTCAATCAGGCTATCACCGTTCTTCAGACCCTCGTTATCGCTCTGGGCGCTGGTCTCGGCATCTGGGGTGTCATCAACCTGCTGGAAGGTTACGGCAACGACAACCCCGGTGCGAAGTCCCAGGGCATGAAGCAGCTCATGGCTGGCGCTGGCGTCGCCGTGGTCGGCATGGTCCTCGTACCCCTGCTCTCCAGCCTGTTCACCGTCTGA